In Mastigocladopsis repens PCC 10914, a single window of DNA contains:
- a CDS encoding YihY/virulence factor BrkB family protein → MNLKAIWGLFQETFNEWSNDKVSRLAAALSYYTIFSIAPLLIIVIAIAGAVFGEEAARGAIVGQLQGLVGKSSAEVIQTAIQNASQPKAGTIASLISIVVLLFGATGLFSELQDSLNTIWEVQPKPGRAMKNMIRQRFTSFAMVLAIGFLLLVSLVLSAVLAALISYFRNVVPGIDYIWQIVNFIVGFVVTTVLFGLIFKVLPDVKITWNDVLIGAALTALLFSIGRFLLGQYLGNGSFGSTYGAAGSIVVILVWVNYAAQILFFGAEFTQVYARKYGSRIVPADNAIPITEEARLNLGMKPKTAQTRIRKQSGKNSNLMSRLLRRFTQPKHVKRKRSHR, encoded by the coding sequence ATGAATTTAAAGGCGATTTGGGGACTATTCCAAGAGACATTCAATGAATGGAGTAACGATAAGGTGTCGCGCTTAGCCGCAGCGTTATCTTATTACACGATTTTTTCTATTGCCCCATTGCTGATTATTGTGATTGCGATCGCCGGCGCAGTCTTTGGAGAAGAGGCAGCACGGGGCGCAATTGTAGGGCAACTACAAGGCTTAGTCGGCAAATCTAGCGCAGAAGTTATCCAGACAGCCATTCAAAATGCCAGCCAGCCTAAAGCGGGAACAATCGCCTCACTCATCAGTATTGTTGTCCTGCTGTTTGGTGCGACTGGTTTATTTAGCGAGTTGCAAGATTCCCTGAATACAATTTGGGAAGTGCAGCCGAAACCAGGACGCGCTATGAAAAACATGATTCGCCAACGCTTTACGTCGTTTGCGATGGTTCTAGCTATTGGCTTTTTACTGCTCGTTTCACTTGTACTCAGCGCCGTGTTGGCAGCACTGATTAGTTACTTTAGAAATGTGGTACCGGGTATAGATTACATCTGGCAGATTGTTAACTTCATCGTTGGTTTTGTCGTCACTACGGTGCTATTTGGACTAATTTTCAAAGTCCTGCCAGATGTCAAAATTACTTGGAATGATGTTTTGATTGGAGCTGCCCTCACTGCACTTTTGTTCTCCATTGGCAGGTTTCTGTTGGGACAGTATCTGGGAAACGGCAGCTTTGGCTCAACCTACGGTGCGGCTGGTTCAATCGTAGTTATTCTGGTTTGGGTTAACTATGCCGCTCAGATTCTCTTTTTCGGGGCTGAGTTTACCCAGGTTTATGCTAGAAAATACGGTTCCCGTATTGTTCCTGCCGATAATGCCATTCCCATCACTGAAGAAGCTCGTCTAAATTTAGGAATGAAACCCAAAACGGCACAAACAAGAATCAGGAAACAGTCTGGCAAAAACTCTAACTTGATGAGTCGCTTATTGCGTCGCTTTACCCAACCAAAGCACGTGAAGCGCAAAAGAAGTCATCGGTAA
- a CDS encoding aldo/keto reductase yields MSESTSNSEMLYRVLGSTGERVSAIGLGGWHIGLKYVDEQLGIRIVRTAIDRGITFMDNSWDYNDGVSEIRMGKALRDGYRDKVFLMTKIDGRSKKEAAKQIDESLQRLQVDYIDLVQHHEIIRYEDPHRVFDEEGANAAFIEAREAGKLRYIGFTGHKDPHVHLHMLEVAAEQGFKFDTVQMPLNVMDAHYRSFEKLVLPELVKQNIGVLGMKSLANGIILQSKTVTPIECLHYALNLPTSVVITGIDSMEILDQAFEAVRTFQPMNQQQVRSLLAKTTEAASRGEFEPFKTSSIFDSTAQNPDWLGEEPQRLQQLMPT; encoded by the coding sequence ATGTCAGAAAGTACGTCAAACTCAGAAATGCTCTATCGAGTTCTCGGTAGTACAGGAGAGAGAGTTTCCGCGATTGGACTGGGTGGTTGGCACATTGGCTTGAAGTACGTTGATGAGCAATTGGGCATACGTATTGTTCGTACAGCGATTGATCGTGGCATCACCTTTATGGATAACAGTTGGGATTACAACGATGGAGTCAGCGAGATTCGCATGGGGAAAGCCCTCCGCGATGGCTACCGAGACAAAGTATTCCTGATGACAAAAATTGACGGTCGATCTAAGAAAGAAGCCGCAAAACAGATAGACGAATCGCTTCAACGCCTGCAAGTTGATTATATTGATCTTGTCCAGCACCACGAAATTATCCGGTATGAAGATCCGCATCGAGTTTTTGATGAAGAAGGCGCAAATGCCGCTTTCATTGAGGCGCGGGAAGCTGGTAAGCTGCGATACATTGGCTTCACTGGGCATAAAGACCCTCATGTTCATCTGCATATGCTTGAAGTTGCAGCCGAACAAGGATTTAAGTTTGATACAGTGCAAATGCCGCTGAATGTGATGGATGCACACTACCGGAGTTTTGAGAAACTGGTTCTGCCAGAACTCGTCAAACAAAACATCGGCGTTCTAGGTATGAAAAGTTTGGCGAACGGTATTATTTTACAGTCAAAAACTGTAACGCCAATTGAGTGTCTACACTATGCGCTAAATCTGCCCACATCGGTTGTGATTACGGGAATTGATAGTATGGAAATTCTTGATCAGGCATTTGAAGCGGTGCGGACGTTTCAGCCCATGAATCAGCAGCAGGTGCGATCGCTGTTAGCAAAAACAACAGAAGCAGCATCACGCGGCGAATTTGAGCCATTCAAAACCTCATCAATTTTTGACAGCACTGCCCAGAATCCTGATTGGCTGGGAGAGGAACCACAGCGTCTCCAGCAATTGATGCCAACATAA
- the purB gene encoding adenylosuccinate lyase, which produces MIERYTLPEMGNLWTEAYKLKTWLQVEIAVCEAQAELGYIPTEAVEEIKARANFDPKRVLEIEAEVRHDMIAFLTNVNEYVGEAGRYIHLGLTSSDVLDTALALQLVASLDILMQRLEDLIEAIRQKAKEHRTTVMIGRSHGIHAEPITFGFKLAGWLAEVLRHQERLKILRETIAVGKISGAVGTYANIEPRVEAIACQKLGLQPDTASTQVISRDRHADYVQQLALLAASIERFAVEIRNLQRTDVLEVEEFFSKGQKGSSAMPHKRNPIRSERLTGMARLVRSHAGAALENIALWHERDISHSSVERVIFPDACILTHFMLVEITELVKNLLVYPENMEQNMNRYGGVVFSQKVLLALVDKGMSREEAYAIVQGNAHTAWNKPDGNFHDLIVKDPQVTQKLSPAEIEVCFDPQQHLRHLEQVYQRLGI; this is translated from the coding sequence GTGATTGAGCGTTATACCTTGCCCGAAATGGGCAATCTATGGACAGAAGCATATAAGCTAAAAACTTGGCTGCAAGTAGAAATCGCTGTTTGTGAGGCTCAGGCTGAGTTGGGTTACATTCCTACTGAGGCGGTTGAGGAAATTAAGGCAAGGGCGAATTTTGATCCAAAGCGGGTCTTGGAAATTGAGGCTGAAGTCCGCCACGATATGATTGCTTTCTTGACAAATGTTAATGAGTATGTAGGTGAAGCGGGGCGTTACATTCACCTGGGTTTAACAAGTTCCGATGTGCTGGATACGGCTTTAGCACTGCAACTGGTTGCCAGTCTGGATATACTGATGCAACGCCTAGAAGATTTGATTGAGGCAATTCGTCAAAAGGCAAAGGAACATCGCACTACCGTAATGATTGGACGTTCCCACGGCATTCACGCTGAACCTATCACCTTTGGGTTTAAGCTTGCCGGATGGTTGGCAGAAGTGTTGCGACACCAAGAACGCCTAAAAATTCTACGTGAAACGATCGCCGTCGGCAAGATTTCTGGTGCAGTGGGAACATATGCAAATATTGAACCTCGCGTAGAGGCGATCGCTTGCCAAAAATTAGGACTTCAACCCGATACAGCATCGACACAGGTGATATCGCGCGATCGCCATGCTGATTATGTACAGCAATTAGCTTTGTTAGCGGCATCCATTGAACGCTTTGCTGTTGAAATTCGCAATTTGCAAAGAACAGACGTTCTGGAAGTGGAAGAATTCTTCTCCAAAGGGCAAAAAGGCTCCTCAGCAATGCCACACAAACGCAACCCCATCCGTTCCGAACGACTCACAGGGATGGCACGACTCGTTCGTTCTCATGCTGGTGCTGCTTTGGAAAATATCGCTTTGTGGCATGAAAGGGATATTTCTCACAGTTCTGTCGAACGAGTAATTTTCCCGGATGCTTGCATCTTGACACACTTTATGCTGGTAGAAATAACCGAATTGGTGAAAAATCTGCTCGTTTATCCTGAGAACATGGAGCAGAATATGAATCGCTACGGTGGTGTTGTGTTCAGCCAAAAGGTGCTACTAGCATTGGTAGACAAGGGAATGAGCCGCGAGGAAGCTTATGCGATCGTGCAAGGAAACGCTCACACTGCTTGGAATAAACCAGACGGCAATTTCCACGACTTAATTGTCAAAGATCCACAGGTTACTCAAAAGTTGTCACCCGCAGAAATTGAAGTATGTTTTGACCCACAACAACATCTGCGACACTTAGAGCAGGTTTACCAACGGTTGGGAATTTAA
- a CDS encoding spore photoproduct lyase family protein, with the protein MIADNVLTPTTPLREPKLWMPERVLFTPAALSEPWGQKILARLQSLNLPIEELARNRLTGLRGESERDTYNTAKRTLAIVTAPPSSFKLSPIPPSAEWQFHIAEGCPAHCQYCYLAGSLQGPPVIRVFANLPQILENLAAYEQAGRKTSFEVSCYTDPLGIEHLTGSLAECIRYFGTRDDAHLRWVSKFDAVDELLNLPHNGNTRCRISVNAAPVSGRFEGGTASVSSRLMALRRLALPPEQGGGGYPVGLVIAPIMHMDDWEMHYGRLFDQISEALDFDCDLTFELISHRFTPGSKEVLQTWYPQSKLDMDEAKRSVKRNKFGGTKYVYDTDTMKTMKPFFEDEIGRRFPNAKILYWT; encoded by the coding sequence ATGATTGCAGACAATGTTCTGACGCCAACTACACCCTTGCGAGAACCAAAACTATGGATGCCAGAACGGGTGTTATTCACACCAGCTGCCCTCTCTGAACCGTGGGGACAGAAGATATTAGCACGCTTGCAGTCTCTCAACTTACCGATTGAAGAGTTAGCGCGAAATCGTTTGACAGGTTTGCGCGGAGAATCTGAACGCGACACATACAACACTGCCAAGCGCACTCTCGCAATTGTAACAGCGCCGCCTAGTTCCTTTAAGCTTAGTCCTATCCCCCCATCGGCTGAGTGGCAATTTCATATTGCCGAAGGTTGTCCAGCACATTGTCAATATTGCTACTTAGCTGGTAGCTTACAAGGTCCGCCTGTCATTCGCGTGTTTGCCAACCTGCCACAAATATTAGAGAACTTAGCAGCTTACGAGCAAGCAGGGAGGAAAACAAGTTTTGAGGTGAGTTGTTACACCGATCCTTTAGGTATTGAGCATCTCACAGGAAGCCTTGCTGAATGTATCCGCTACTTTGGCACTCGTGATGATGCACATCTACGATGGGTGTCCAAGTTTGATGCTGTGGATGAGCTACTCAATTTACCGCACAATGGTAACACACGCTGCCGAATCAGTGTGAATGCTGCGCCTGTTTCTGGTCGCTTTGAAGGTGGTACAGCGTCCGTATCATCACGGCTGATGGCATTGCGGCGGTTAGCGTTACCACCAGAACAAGGTGGTGGCGGGTATCCTGTAGGTTTGGTCATCGCGCCTATTATGCATATGGATGATTGGGAAATGCATTATGGTCGTTTGTTTGACCAGATTAGTGAAGCACTAGATTTTGATTGTGACCTCACTTTTGAGCTTATCTCGCACCGCTTTACACCAGGTTCAAAAGAAGTGTTGCAAACGTGGTATCCCCAATCAAAACTAGACATGGACGAAGCTAAACGCAGTGTCAAGCGAAATAAGTTTGGTGGCACAAAGTATGTCTACGATACAGACACGATGAAGACTATGAAGCCCTTTTTTGAGGATGAGATTGGACGGCGCTTTCCCAATGCCAAGATTCTGTACTGGACTTAG
- a CDS encoding aminotransferase class IV, with protein MTFAKDLISYVNGKYVPSDQASLPVNDLGIVRGYGVFDYLRTYNGVPFRLREHVQRLQNSAELIGLNLPWSTEEIEAITQETLKRNNLPEANIRIVVTGGSSADFITPPEQPSLVVIVSPISQYPVEYYEQGVKVVTVEMERFIPNAKTLNYISAIMALQQAKRASAIDALYVNQQNHVLEGTTTNFFVFRDSQLITPKDNILHGITRNVVLELAKNRFEIVEKPIYYSDLNSCEEAFITSSTKEIMPVVQIDELQISNGKPGEKTQILMHLFNNYTTLGKVST; from the coding sequence ATGACTTTTGCCAAAGATCTCATTTCTTACGTTAATGGGAAATATGTCCCATCAGACCAAGCTTCTCTGCCAGTTAATGATTTAGGAATTGTACGAGGGTATGGAGTATTTGATTATTTACGCACTTATAACGGAGTGCCATTTAGACTACGAGAACACGTTCAAAGGCTGCAAAATTCAGCAGAATTAATTGGCTTAAATTTGCCGTGGTCAACTGAGGAGATAGAAGCAATTACTCAAGAAACACTTAAGCGGAACAATTTGCCAGAAGCGAACATTCGGATTGTGGTAACTGGCGGTTCTTCAGCCGACTTTATAACTCCTCCAGAACAACCTAGTTTAGTGGTTATTGTCTCTCCTATTTCCCAATATCCAGTGGAATATTATGAACAAGGGGTAAAAGTTGTCACTGTAGAAATGGAGCGGTTCATTCCTAACGCAAAAACTCTGAATTATATTTCTGCCATTATGGCTCTACAACAGGCAAAACGCGCTAGTGCGATTGACGCATTGTATGTCAATCAGCAAAATCATGTGTTGGAAGGAACGACTACAAATTTCTTTGTTTTTCGAGACTCTCAACTAATTACGCCAAAAGACAATATTCTTCATGGTATTACAAGAAATGTTGTCTTGGAACTTGCTAAAAACCGATTCGAGATAGTTGAGAAACCTATTTATTACAGCGATTTGAATAGTTGTGAAGAAGCTTTTATAACATCTTCAACAAAAGAGATTATGCCCGTAGTTCAAATTGATGAATTACAAATATCTAATGGAAAACCAGGAGAAAAGACTCAAATTCTCATGCATTTGTTTAACAATTATACTACTTTAGGTAAAGTATCAACATAG